In one window of Caenimonas aquaedulcis DNA:
- the hisB gene encoding imidazoleglycerol-phosphate dehydratase HisB — MTHSRTAEVARNTAETKITVRVNLDGSGQAKLATGIGFFDHMLDQIARHGLIDLDIQALGDLHIDGHHTVEDVGITFGQAVHQAIGDKKGIRRYGHAYVPLDEALSRVVIDFSGRPGLVMNVPFKSGMIGTFDSQLAHEFFQGFCNHAFVTLHIDNLRGENAHHQCETVFKAFARALRAAVELDPRAAGVVPSTKGSL, encoded by the coding sequence ATGACCCATTCCCGCACGGCCGAAGTCGCCCGCAATACCGCCGAGACGAAGATCACGGTCCGCGTCAACCTGGACGGCAGCGGCCAGGCCAAGCTCGCCACCGGCATCGGCTTCTTCGACCACATGCTCGACCAGATCGCCCGCCATGGCCTCATCGACCTGGACATCCAGGCCCTTGGCGATCTGCACATCGACGGCCACCACACGGTGGAGGACGTCGGCATCACCTTCGGGCAGGCGGTGCACCAGGCCATCGGCGACAAGAAGGGGATCCGGCGCTACGGCCATGCCTACGTGCCGCTGGACGAAGCGCTGTCGCGCGTGGTCATCGATTTTTCCGGACGCCCGGGCCTGGTGATGAACGTGCCGTTCAAGAGCGGGATGATCGGCACCTTCGACAGCCAGCTGGCGCACGAGTTTTTCCAGGGTTTCTGCAACCACGCCTTCGTGACGCTGCACATCGACAACCTGCGCGGCGAGAACGCGCACCACCAGTGCGAGACGGTGTTCAAGGCTTTCGCCCGTGCCCTGCGCGCCGCGGTGGAACTCGATCCGCGGGCGGCCGGCGTCGTTCCTTCGACCAAGGGTTCGCTCTGA
- the hisH gene encoding imidazole glycerol phosphate synthase subunit HisH produces MRTVAVVDYGMGNLRSVAQAVMHVARGSGIDVVVTSRPEEVRAAERVVLPGQGAMPDCMRELRDSGLQESVLEAAAGKPLFGVCVGMQMLLDRSDEGPTDGLGLIHGEVVRFQLEGRLQPDGSRFKVPQMGWNQVFQSQPHPLWRGVADGSHFYFVHSFYARPSDARHSVGEADYGSRFTAAVARDNIFATQFHPEKSSDQGLALYRNFLQWTP; encoded by the coding sequence ATGAGAACCGTTGCCGTCGTCGACTATGGAATGGGCAACCTGCGCTCCGTGGCGCAGGCGGTGATGCACGTGGCGCGCGGCAGCGGGATCGATGTGGTCGTGACCTCCCGTCCGGAGGAGGTGCGCGCCGCCGAGCGGGTCGTGCTGCCCGGGCAGGGCGCCATGCCCGACTGCATGCGGGAGCTGCGCGATTCCGGCCTGCAGGAATCGGTGCTGGAAGCGGCTGCGGGCAAACCCTTGTTCGGCGTCTGCGTGGGCATGCAGATGCTGCTCGATCGCAGCGACGAAGGACCGACGGACGGGCTCGGCCTGATCCACGGCGAGGTCGTCCGCTTCCAGCTGGAGGGCCGGCTGCAGCCCGATGGCAGCCGTTTCAAGGTACCCCAGATGGGCTGGAACCAGGTGTTCCAGTCGCAGCCGCACCCGCTCTGGCGGGGCGTGGCGGACGGCAGCCACTTCTATTTCGTGCACAGTTTTTACGCGCGGCCGTCAGATGCGCGCCACAGCGTGGGCGAGGCGGACTACGGCTCACGCTTTACCGCCGCCGTTGCACGCGATAATATTTTTGCGACGCAGTTCCACCCCGAGAAAAGTTCAGACCAAGGCCTGGCCCTTTACCGCAACTTCCTGCAATGGACACCCTGA
- the hisA gene encoding 1-(5-phosphoribosyl)-5-[(5-phosphoribosylamino)methylideneamino]imidazole-4-carboxamide isomerase, whose amino-acid sequence MLLIPAIDLKDGHCVRLKQGDMDQSTTFSEDPAAMAKSWLDKGARRLHLVDLNGAFAGKPQNFTAIRSILKAVGNDIPVQLGGGIRDLDTIEKYIDGGLRYVIIGTAAVKNPGFLKDACTAFGGHIIVGLDAKDGKVATDGWSKLTGHEVIDLARKFEDWGVESIVYTDIGRDGMLTGINIDATVKLAQALHIPVIASGGLSNMADIEKLCEVEAEGIEGVICGRAVYSGDLDFVAAQAKADELGA is encoded by the coding sequence ATGCTTCTCATTCCCGCCATTGACCTGAAAGACGGCCACTGCGTACGCCTCAAGCAAGGCGACATGGACCAGTCCACCACCTTCAGCGAGGACCCTGCCGCCATGGCGAAGTCCTGGCTCGACAAGGGCGCGCGACGGCTGCACCTGGTCGACCTGAACGGCGCTTTCGCAGGCAAACCGCAGAATTTCACGGCCATCCGGTCCATCCTCAAGGCGGTCGGCAATGACATCCCGGTGCAACTGGGCGGCGGCATCCGGGACCTGGACACGATCGAAAAGTACATCGATGGCGGGTTGCGCTACGTCATCATCGGCACGGCAGCCGTCAAGAACCCGGGCTTCCTGAAGGACGCATGCACCGCGTTCGGCGGCCACATCATCGTCGGCCTCGACGCCAAGGACGGCAAGGTGGCCACCGACGGCTGGAGCAAGCTGACCGGCCATGAAGTCATCGACCTCGCGCGCAAGTTCGAGGACTGGGGCGTCGAATCGATCGTCTATACCGACATCGGCCGCGACGGCATGCTCACCGGCATCAACATCGACGCCACCGTCAAGCTTGCGCAGGCGCTGCACATCCCGGTGATCGCTTCGGGCGGCCTGTCCAACATGGCCGACATCGAAAAGCTCTGTGAAGTGGAAGCCGAGGGCATCGAGGGCGTGATCTGCGGGCGTGCCGTGTATTCCGGCGACCTCGATTTCGTGGCGGCACAGGCCAAAGCCGACGAACTCGGCGCCTGA
- the hisF gene encoding imidazole glycerol phosphate synthase subunit HisF — MLAKRIIPCLDVTGGRVVKGVNFVELRDAGDPVEIAARYNEQGADELTFLDITATSDARDLILPIIEAVASQVFIPLTVGGGVRTVEDVRRLLNAGADKTSFNSAAIANPDVITAASAKYGAQCIVVAIDAKRRGGEDAAARGPGWDVYSHGGRKNTGLDAVQWAVEMTRRGAGEILLTSMDRDGTKSGFDLELTRAVSDAVSVPVIASGGVGTLDHLADGIQKGGADAVLAASIFHYGEFTVGQAKARMSERGIPVRL; from the coding sequence GTGCTCGCCAAACGCATCATTCCCTGCCTGGACGTCACGGGCGGCCGCGTCGTCAAGGGCGTGAACTTCGTCGAGTTGCGAGACGCCGGGGACCCGGTGGAGATCGCCGCGCGCTACAACGAGCAGGGCGCCGACGAACTCACTTTCCTGGACATCACGGCGACCAGCGACGCCCGTGACCTGATCCTGCCCATCATCGAGGCGGTTGCATCCCAGGTGTTCATCCCCCTCACGGTGGGCGGCGGCGTGCGCACGGTGGAAGACGTGCGGCGGCTGCTCAATGCGGGCGCGGACAAGACCAGTTTCAATTCCGCGGCGATCGCCAATCCCGACGTGATCACCGCCGCGTCGGCGAAGTACGGCGCGCAGTGCATCGTCGTCGCGATCGACGCCAAGCGGCGCGGCGGCGAGGATGCCGCGGCCCGGGGGCCGGGCTGGGACGTCTACAGCCATGGCGGACGAAAGAACACGGGCCTCGACGCTGTCCAGTGGGCGGTGGAGATGACCCGGCGCGGGGCGGGTGAGATCTTGCTCACCAGCATGGACCGCGACGGGACGAAATCCGGTTTCGACCTGGAGCTCACCCGCGCCGTCAGCGACGCGGTGTCCGTGCCCGTGATTGCTTCCGGCGGCGTCGGCACCCTGGACCACCTGGCCGACGGCATCCAGAAGGGCGGGGCGGATGCCGTGCTCGCCGCGAGCATCTTCCACTACGGCGAATTCACCGTGGGACAGGCCAAGGCCCGGATGTCGGAACGCGGAATTCCCGTCCGGCTTTGA
- the hisI gene encoding phosphoribosyl-AMP cyclohydrolase codes for MNWLDQVAWDPQGLIPVIAQEVGSNDVLMFAWMNREALQKTAELGRAVYFSRSRGRLWHKGEESGHVQQVHEIRMDCDNDVLLLKVTQLGHHPSIACHTGRHSCFFQLWKDGAWQSVEPVLKDPASIYK; via the coding sequence ATGAACTGGCTCGACCAAGTCGCCTGGGACCCGCAGGGCCTCATCCCCGTCATCGCGCAGGAAGTCGGCAGCAACGACGTCCTGATGTTTGCCTGGATGAATCGTGAAGCATTGCAGAAGACGGCCGAACTCGGCCGCGCGGTGTATTTCAGCCGCTCGCGGGGCAGGCTGTGGCACAAGGGCGAGGAATCGGGCCACGTGCAGCAGGTCCACGAAATCCGCATGGATTGCGACAACGACGTCCTGCTGCTGAAAGTGACCCAGCTTGGGCATCATCCCTCGATCGCCTGCCACACCGGCCGCCACAGCTGCTTCTTCCAGCTCTGGAAGGACGGTGCCTGGCAATCGGTCGAGCCGGTCTTGAAAGACCCGGCGTCCATCTATAAATAA
- a CDS encoding phosphoribosyl-ATP diphosphatase: MTSNDSLARLAAVIESRKASNGGSADTSYVARLLERGPDAFLKKIGEEACEVVMAAKDADHGGDPKKIVAEMADLWFHSMIALAHYGLQPGDVIDELERRAGTSGIEEKALRKAQQRDSE, encoded by the coding sequence ATGACTTCCAATGACTCCCTGGCACGCCTGGCCGCCGTGATCGAAAGCCGCAAGGCGTCCAATGGCGGCAGCGCCGACACGAGTTACGTGGCGCGCCTGCTCGAGCGCGGTCCCGACGCCTTCCTCAAGAAGATCGGCGAGGAGGCCTGCGAAGTCGTGATGGCCGCCAAGGATGCCGACCATGGCGGGGACCCGAAGAAAATCGTGGCCGAGATGGCCGACCTGTGGTTCCACAGCATGATTGCCTTGGCACACTACGGCCTGCAGCCGGGCGACGTGATCGACGAACTCGAGCGCCGCGCCGGAACCAGCGGCATCGAGGAAAAGGCATTGCGCAAGGCGCAGCAGCGCGACAGCGAATGA
- a CDS encoding DUF4870 family protein translates to MPETDYAAFEPKSEGDRTLMHILYGLHTVAWASMGTLAVIALVLNYVKRSDEHDAVYASHHSYMIATFWWTVLWLVVTSPLWLFFVLPGVVAYTIIGLWYLYRCLRGWLRFSNNRPPY, encoded by the coding sequence ATGCCCGAGACTGACTACGCGGCTTTCGAGCCCAAGAGCGAAGGCGACCGCACGCTGATGCATATCCTGTACGGGTTGCACACAGTGGCGTGGGCGAGCATGGGCACGCTGGCGGTGATCGCGCTCGTGCTGAACTACGTCAAGCGCTCGGACGAACACGACGCCGTCTACGCGAGCCACCATAGCTACATGATCGCCACCTTCTGGTGGACCGTGCTGTGGCTCGTGGTGACTTCGCCGCTGTGGCTTTTCTTCGTCCTGCCCGGCGTGGTCGCGTACACCATCATCGGCTTGTGGTACCTGTACCGCTGCCTGCGCGGCTGGCTGCGCTTTTCCAACAACCGCCCGCCTTACTGA
- a CDS encoding histidine triad nucleotide-binding protein: MSEHDPNCIFCKIVEGRIPSRKVHEDEEILAFHDIHPWAPVHFLMIPKAHIPSLAHVKPGDAGLLGRMLTLAPQLALKEGCRPYPEGGYRVVCNTGADGGQEVHHLHIHVFGGPRPWLKG, translated from the coding sequence ATGAGCGAACACGACCCCAACTGCATCTTCTGCAAGATCGTCGAAGGCAGGATTCCTTCCCGCAAAGTCCACGAGGACGAGGAAATCCTCGCGTTCCACGACATCCATCCCTGGGCGCCCGTGCACTTCCTGATGATCCCCAAGGCCCACATTCCGTCGCTGGCGCACGTGAAGCCCGGCGACGCCGGGCTGCTCGGCCGCATGCTCACGCTGGCGCCGCAGCTCGCCCTCAAGGAAGGCTGCCGACCCTATCCTGAGGGTGGGTATCGTGTGGTCTGCAACACCGGCGCGGATGGCGGCCAGGAAGTGCACCACCTGCACATCCACGTCTTCGGCGGGCCGCGTCCCTGGCTCAAAGGCTGA
- the tatA gene encoding Sec-independent protein translocase subunit TatA — translation MGSFSIWHWLIVLLIIVLIFGTKKLKNIGTDLGGAVKGFKDGIKEGSTPETPVPPQSQVSATAQPADKTTIDVEAKNRS, via the coding sequence ATGGGTTCATTTTCCATTTGGCATTGGCTGATCGTCCTTCTGATCATCGTGCTGATCTTCGGCACCAAGAAACTCAAGAACATCGGCACCGACCTCGGTGGCGCGGTGAAGGGTTTCAAGGACGGCATCAAGGAAGGCTCCACCCCGGAGACTCCCGTGCCGCCGCAAAGCCAGGTGAGCGCGACGGCGCAGCCGGCCGACAAGACCACGATCGACGTGGAAGCGAAGAACAGGTCTTGA
- the tatB gene encoding Sec-independent protein translocase protein TatB: MIDLGIEKMMVIGAVALIVIGPEKLPRVARTVGTLLGKAQRYVSDVKAEVNRSIELEELKKMKDTVETAARDVEGSIRSGANEFDKQWAEATSTASEAHTALAEPPSFPEYKHPRKKWRIKQGATPTWYKARNGIRTKALSGAARVARYRPQKFN, from the coding sequence ATGATCGATCTCGGCATTGAAAAGATGATGGTGATCGGCGCCGTGGCGCTGATCGTCATCGGCCCGGAAAAGCTGCCGCGCGTCGCGCGGACGGTGGGCACGCTGCTGGGCAAGGCGCAGCGCTACGTGTCGGACGTCAAGGCGGAAGTGAACCGGTCCATCGAGCTCGAGGAGCTCAAGAAGATGAAGGACACGGTGGAAACCGCGGCGCGCGACGTCGAGGGTTCCATCCGCTCCGGCGCGAACGAGTTCGACAAGCAGTGGGCCGAGGCGACCAGTACGGCGTCCGAGGCGCACACGGCGCTCGCGGAGCCGCCGTCCTTCCCCGAATACAAGCACCCGCGCAAGAAGTGGCGCATCAAGCAGGGCGCGACGCCCACCTGGTACAAGGCGCGCAACGGCATCCGTACCAAGGCGCTGTCAGGCGCCGCGCGCGTGGCGCGCTATCGCCCGCAAAAATTCAACTGA
- the tatC gene encoding twin-arginine translocase subunit TatC yields MSDSKPEDELAGTEQPFVAHLVELRDRLIKAMIAVGIAGAVLFLYPGPGALYDILAAPLVANLPKGATLIATSVISPFLVPLKILLMSAFLIALPVVLYQVWAFVAPGLYSHEKKLVLPLVFSSTVLFFIGVGFCYFFVFGQVFRFIQSFAPKSITAAPDIEAYLSFVLTMFLAFGLAFEVPIVVIVLARMGFVSIEKLKAFRAYFIVLAFVIAAVITPPDVVSQLALAVPMCLLYEVGIWAAQIFIKHTKPPEETSAAS; encoded by the coding sequence ATGTCAGATTCCAAACCAGAAGACGAGCTCGCGGGCACCGAGCAGCCGTTCGTCGCCCACCTCGTCGAACTGCGCGACCGCCTCATCAAGGCGATGATCGCGGTCGGCATTGCGGGTGCCGTGCTGTTCCTTTATCCCGGGCCTGGTGCGCTGTACGACATCCTCGCGGCGCCGCTGGTGGCCAACCTGCCCAAGGGCGCGACGCTGATCGCGACCTCGGTGATCTCCCCGTTCCTCGTGCCGCTCAAGATCCTGCTGATGTCGGCCTTCCTTATCGCCTTGCCGGTGGTGCTGTACCAGGTGTGGGCGTTCGTGGCGCCCGGGCTGTATTCGCACGAGAAGAAGCTCGTGTTGCCCCTAGTGTTCTCCAGCACGGTGCTCTTTTTCATCGGCGTGGGGTTCTGCTATTTCTTCGTCTTCGGGCAGGTGTTCCGCTTCATCCAGAGTTTCGCGCCCAAGAGCATCACGGCCGCGCCGGATATCGAGGCCTACCTAAGCTTCGTGCTCACCATGTTCCTGGCTTTCGGGCTCGCGTTCGAAGTGCCCATCGTGGTGATCGTGCTCGCGCGCATGGGCTTCGTCAGCATCGAGAAGCTCAAGGCGTTTCGCGCCTATTTCATCGTCCTGGCGTTCGTGATCGCGGCGGTGATCACGCCGCCCGATGTGGTGTCGCAGCTGGCGCTGGCGGTGCCCATGTGCCTGCTGTACGAAGTGGGCATCTGGGCCGCGCAGATCTTCATCAAGCACACCAAGCCGCCGGAAGAAACTTCGGCCGCGTCCTAG
- a CDS encoding S1C family serine protease, translating to MRRFWLLFSQAVTVLLAAYFVVAALKPEWLGRGGQLTAAHGVTLLEAPAPPAGSAPPGSFRQAAIKASAAVVSINTSKAPERHPQANDPWFRFFFGEQGSAPQAGLGSGVIISPDGYILTNNHVVEGADEIEVVLNDSRRSIAKVIGTDPDTDLAILKVALDRLPVITLGNSDALQVGDQVLAIGNPFGVGQTVTGGIVSALGRNQLGINTFENFIQTDAAINPGNSGGALVDANGQLMGINTAIYSRSGGSMGIGFAIPVSTAKLVLEGIVKDGVVRRGWIGVEPADLSPELMETFGVKAKRGVLITGVLQNGPAAQAGVRPGDVIVAVAGKDVANVSELLSGVAALKPGEASRFRVMRRDDALDLNVTPGLRPRPARAPQQR from the coding sequence ATGCGTCGCTTCTGGCTGCTCTTCTCCCAGGCCGTCACCGTTCTGCTCGCGGCCTATTTCGTCGTCGCCGCGCTCAAGCCCGAGTGGCTCGGCCGCGGCGGTCAACTCACCGCCGCGCACGGCGTGACGCTCCTGGAAGCGCCCGCACCGCCGGCGGGTTCGGCGCCCCCGGGCAGCTTCCGCCAGGCGGCGATCAAGGCCTCGGCCGCCGTCGTCAGCATCAATACCAGCAAGGCGCCCGAGCGCCATCCGCAGGCCAACGACCCCTGGTTCCGCTTCTTCTTCGGCGAGCAGGGCAGCGCGCCGCAGGCCGGGCTCGGCAGCGGGGTGATCATCAGCCCGGATGGCTACATCCTCACGAACAACCATGTCGTCGAGGGCGCGGACGAGATCGAGGTCGTGCTCAACGACAGCCGGCGCAGCATCGCGAAAGTGATCGGCACGGACCCTGACACCGACCTCGCCATCCTCAAGGTGGCGCTCGACCGGCTGCCGGTGATCACGCTCGGCAATTCGGATGCCCTCCAGGTGGGCGACCAGGTGCTTGCGATCGGCAATCCCTTCGGCGTGGGGCAGACGGTGACGGGCGGCATCGTGAGCGCGCTGGGCCGCAACCAGCTGGGCATCAACACCTTCGAGAATTTCATCCAGACCGATGCCGCCATCAACCCGGGGAATTCGGGTGGCGCGCTGGTCGACGCCAACGGCCAGCTGATGGGCATCAACACGGCCATCTACTCGCGCTCGGGCGGCAGCATGGGGATCGGCTTCGCCATTCCGGTATCGACGGCGAAGCTGGTGCTGGAAGGCATCGTGAAGGACGGCGTGGTGCGCCGCGGCTGGATCGGCGTCGAGCCGGCCGACCTGTCGCCCGAGCTGATGGAAACCTTCGGTGTGAAGGCCAAGCGCGGCGTGCTGATCACCGGCGTGCTGCAGAACGGGCCCGCCGCGCAGGCCGGCGTGCGCCCCGGCGATGTGATCGTGGCGGTGGCGGGAAAGGACGTGGCGAACGTGTCCGAACTGCTCTCGGGCGTGGCCGCGCTCAAGCCCGGGGAGGCATCGCGTTTCCGCGTGATGCGCCGCGACGACGCGCTGGACCTGAACGTGACGCCGGGGCTTCGGCCGCGGCCGGCGCGCGCCCCGCAGCAGCGTTGA
- the pdxA gene encoding 4-hydroxythreonine-4-phosphate dehydrogenase PdxA produces MTVTHERKAIAITMGDPAGIGPEIVAKAFRDSPQDTRDCFVVGDVGTMRRAVGMIRTDVDLPVAVLASPGEALQAPPRCIPVLEAAHLASAVPLGRVSAVAGRAAADSVVWAARAALHGEIAAMVTAPLHKEALAAAGVTFPGHTELLQAEAAAARGVQTRDLPVRMMLANDELRTVLVSIHVSLRDALDAVTQANVLQTLRIAHEALGRSLGRAPRIGVAGLNPHAGEGGLFGREEIDAIVPAIAAARREGIDALGPFAPDTVFMRARAANGRAGEFDVVVAMYHDQGLIPVKYLGVEKGVNVTLGLPLVRTSPDHGTAFDIAGTGRADAASLVEAIRVARRMSGAPGI; encoded by the coding sequence ATGACGGTGACTCACGAGCGCAAGGCCATCGCCATCACCATGGGCGACCCGGCGGGCATCGGACCGGAGATCGTCGCCAAGGCGTTCCGGGATTCCCCGCAGGACACGCGGGATTGCTTCGTCGTGGGCGACGTGGGCACCATGCGCCGCGCGGTGGGCATGATTCGCACGGATGTCGACCTGCCGGTGGCCGTCCTCGCCTCGCCCGGGGAGGCACTCCAAGCGCCTCCCCGCTGCATCCCGGTGCTGGAAGCAGCGCATCTCGCGTCTGCCGTTCCTCTCGGCCGGGTGAGCGCGGTGGCCGGCCGGGCGGCGGCCGACAGCGTGGTGTGGGCGGCGCGCGCCGCGTTGCACGGGGAGATCGCGGCGATGGTCACCGCCCCCTTGCACAAGGAAGCATTGGCCGCCGCGGGCGTCACATTTCCAGGCCATACCGAGCTCCTGCAGGCCGAAGCGGCGGCAGCGCGCGGCGTGCAGACGAGGGACCTGCCCGTGCGCATGATGCTGGCTAACGACGAGTTGCGCACTGTGCTGGTGAGCATCCATGTGTCCCTGCGCGATGCCCTGGACGCCGTCACGCAGGCCAATGTCCTCCAGACCTTGCGGATCGCGCACGAGGCCCTGGGCCGCAGCCTCGGACGGGCGCCGCGCATCGGAGTCGCCGGCCTGAATCCGCATGCGGGGGAGGGCGGTCTCTTCGGACGCGAGGAGATCGACGCGATCGTTCCCGCGATCGCGGCCGCGCGGCGCGAAGGCATCGATGCGCTCGGGCCTTTCGCACCCGATACGGTGTTCATGCGCGCGCGGGCCGCGAACGGCCGGGCCGGTGAGTTCGACGTGGTCGTGGCGATGTATCACGACCAGGGCCTGATCCCCGTGAAGTACCTGGGCGTCGAAAAGGGCGTGAACGTGACGCTGGGGCTGCCGCTGGTGCGCACGAGCCCCGACCATGGAACGGCTTTCGACATCGCGGGGACCGGCCGCGCCGACGCGGCCAGCCTCGTCGAGGCGATCCGGGTCGCGCGCCGGATGAGCGGCGCGCCGGGAATCTAG
- the mscL gene encoding large conductance mechanosensitive channel protein MscL yields the protein MGMLSEFREFAVKGNVIDLAVGVIIGAAFGKIVDSIVGDVIMPIVGAIFGKLDFSAMFIPLGPVPSGTAMTLDALKKAGVPVLAYGNFITVAVNFLILAFIIFLMVKQINRLKRETPVAAPAVTPEDVVLLREIRDSLRSGR from the coding sequence ATGGGGATGCTGAGCGAGTTCAGGGAGTTCGCCGTCAAGGGCAACGTCATCGACCTGGCGGTCGGCGTCATCATCGGGGCGGCTTTCGGCAAGATCGTCGATTCCATCGTCGGCGACGTGATCATGCCCATCGTCGGCGCGATCTTCGGCAAGCTGGACTTCTCCGCCATGTTCATTCCGCTGGGTCCGGTGCCTTCCGGCACGGCGATGACCCTGGATGCGCTGAAGAAGGCGGGCGTGCCGGTCCTCGCCTATGGCAATTTCATCACCGTCGCGGTGAATTTCCTCATCCTCGCATTCATCATCTTCCTCATGGTCAAGCAGATCAACCGGCTCAAGCGGGAGACGCCTGTTGCCGCGCCCGCCGTCACGCCCGAGGACGTGGTCCTGCTGCGCGAAATCCGCGACAGCCTGCGATCCGGCCGCTAG
- the petA gene encoding ubiquinol-cytochrome c reductase iron-sulfur subunit, translating to MSDTPVDASKRTWLIASSCAGAVGAGFVAVPFVSSFQPSEKAKAAGAAVEVDISALKPGEKMTVEWRGKPVWILKRTPEQVASLKKTDSQVADPESDRKTYPTPEYAKNEYRSIKPELWVGVGICTHLGCSPSDKFQPGPQPSLPEDWQGGFLCPCHGSTFDVAGRVFKNKPAPDNLEVPPHMYLSDNRLLIGEDKNTKA from the coding sequence ATGAGTGACACCCCAGTGGACGCAAGCAAACGGACGTGGCTGATCGCGTCCAGTTGTGCAGGCGCTGTGGGCGCCGGTTTCGTCGCCGTGCCCTTTGTCTCGAGCTTCCAGCCTTCCGAAAAAGCCAAGGCCGCGGGCGCCGCGGTCGAAGTCGATATCTCGGCGCTCAAGCCGGGCGAGAAGATGACGGTGGAATGGCGCGGCAAGCCGGTGTGGATCCTCAAGCGAACGCCCGAACAGGTGGCATCGCTCAAGAAAACCGACAGCCAGGTCGCCGACCCGGAATCGGATCGCAAGACCTACCCCACTCCCGAATACGCCAAGAACGAATACCGTTCGATCAAGCCCGAGCTGTGGGTCGGCGTGGGAATCTGCACCCACCTGGGTTGCTCGCCTTCCGACAAATTCCAGCCGGGCCCGCAGCCGTCGCTGCCGGAAGACTGGCAGGGTGGCTTCCTGTGTCCTTGCCACGGCTCCACCTTCGACGTGGCCGGCCGCGTGTTCAAGAACAAGCCTGCACCCGACAACCTGGAAGTGCCGCCGCACATGTACCTCTCCGACAACCGGCTGCTCATCGGTGAAGACAAGAACACGAAGGCTTGA